GTTCATCACCCAGGCCGCGCGGCGCGACGACCCGCTGGTGGCTGCGGCCTTCGCTGCGGTTCGAGCGGCCTTCGCCTGAATTGCCTTTCCGCGATTGGCCATCGGCGCTCGGCTATCGAGCCCCTGATGTTGTCTCCGCCACCGCCGTCGCCAGCCACCGCCACCAATCAATCATGTTGCGCTGCGCCAAACGAGTGCAGGCCGCACACGTCTATGCACCGATACGAAGCACGCGCATAAACCGGCGTGATCCCGCCGCGTCGCCGCGCGGTCCGGCCGCCGCCCCTGCTTTCCCTATGAATCCAAACGGATTCCCCCCCGCTAGATCGTCTTTCGACATACCTGGCACGGACTTTGCTTAATTGCCTATGTGCGGGTGCAGACCCGGCAAGACAACGTGAGCAGTACCGGCAATGGCGCCCCGACCGAAAGGTCCAGGGCGCCGTTTGCCTTTTGAAATCCGAAAATCCAAGCCTGGGGAAATCCCATGAATGCAGCGGCCACATCCGATTCCTTGCAGACGCTGGTTGTCATCGGCAACGGCATGGTGGGTCATCATTGCGTCGAGCAATTGATCGCCCGCGGCGCACTCGAGCGCTATCGCATCACCATCTTTGGCGAGGAAACCCGCCGCGCCTATGACCGCGTCCATCTGTCCGAATACCTGAATGGCCGCGACGCCGAGTCGATGGCGCTGGGCGAGGCTTCGCTTTATGAGCACGAAGGCGTGTCGCTGCGCCTGGGCGAGCCCGTGCTGGACATCGACAGCCACGCCCGGGAAGTCATCACCGCCAATGGCCGCTTTGCCTACGACAAGCTGGTGCTGGCGACCGGCTCCTATCCCTTTGTGCCGCCCATCGCGGGCGCCGAGGGCAACTCGCGTCTGGTGTACCGCAGCATCGACGACCTGGACCTGATCCGCGAAGCCGCCAGCGGCGCGCGGCGCGGCGTGGTCGTGGGCGGCGGGCTCTTGGGACTGGAAGCGGCCAACGCGCTCAAGTCGCTGAATCTGGAAGCCCACGTGGTGGAATTCGCGCCGCGGCTGATGCCGGTGCAGCTGGACGAAGCCGGCGGCGCGGCGCTGAAGGCGCGCATCGAGTCGCTGGGCGTGGGCGTGCACCTGTCGCGCGCCACGCAGGACATCAAGCCCGGCACGCAATACCGCTACCGCATGCGTTTCGCCGAAGGCGCGCCGCTGGAGACCGACCTGATCGTGTTCTCGGCCGGCATCCGTCCGCAGGTCTTCCTGGCGCGCAAGGCCGGGCTGGCGCTGGCCGAGCGCGGCGGCGTCGCCATCGACGACCGCTGCCGCAGCAGCGACGAGCACATCTACGCCATCGGCGAATGCGCCTCGTGGAACGGCACGGTGTTCGGTCTGGTCGCCCCCGGCTATCAGATGGCTCGCATCGTCGCCGCCGAACTCTGTGGCGCGCCCGAACAGGCGTTTTCGGGCGCCGACATGTCCACGAAGCTCAAGCTCTTGGGCGTGGACGTGGGCTCGATTGGCGACGCGCATGGCGCCACGCCGGGCTCGCGCAGCTACCGGTACATCGACGAGGCCGGCTCCAGCTACCGCCGCCTGGTGATCTCCGAAGACGGCAAGCGCGTGCTGGGCGCGGTTCTGGTGGGCGACAACAGCTACTACGACACGCTGCTGCAATACGCGCAGAACGGCATCGCGCCGCCCGCGGATCCGTCCAGCCTGATCCTGCCGCAAGGCCAGGCCGCGCCGCTGCTGGGCGTGGACGCCCTGCCCGCCACCGCCACGATCTGCTCCTGCCACAACGTCAACAAGGGCGCGATCTGCGACGCCATCGACGGCGGCTGTACGGACCTGGCCGGCGTCAAGGCCTGCACCAAGGCGGCCTCGGGCTGCGGCGGCTGCGCGGGCCTGCTCAAGCAGGTGGTCGAACACGAACTCGCCAGCCGCGGCGTCGTGGTGGACAAGAGCCTGTGCGAGCACTTTGCCTACACCCGCCAGGAGCTGTACGCGATCGTGCGCGTCAGTGGCGCCGAGACCTTCGAAGAAGTCCTGGCCAGCCACGGCCGCGGCCACGTCGGCTGCGAGATCTGCAAGCCCGCCATCGGCTCGATCCTGGCGTCCTGCTGGAACCGGCCGATTCAGGACCCGCACCTGGTGCCGCTGCAGGACACCAACGACACCTTCATGGCCAACATGCAGAAGAACGGCACCTATTCGGTGGTGCCGCGCATGCCGGCCGGCGAAGTCACGCCCGATGGCCTGATCGCCGTCGGCTTGGTCGCCAAGAAATACAACCTGTACGTCAAGGTGACGGGCGGCCAGCGCATCGATCTGTTCGGCGCGCAACTGCACGAGCTGCCCGGCATCTGGTCGGAACTGATCGCCGCCGGCTTCGAGACCGGCCACGCGTACGGCAAGTCCACCCGCACCGTGAAGTCGTGCGTGGGCAGCACCTGGTGCCGCTTCGGCGTGCAGGACAGCGTGAAGATGGCGCTGGACATCGAGCACCGCTACAAGGGCCTGCGCGCCCCGCACAAGCTGAAGTTCGCCGTGTCCGGCTGCACCCGCGAATGCGCCGAGGCGCAAAGCAAGGACATCGGCGTCATCGCCACCGAGAACGGCTGGAACCTGTACGTGTGCGGCAACGGCGGCATGCGGCCGCGCCACGCCGAACTCTTTGCCACCGACCTCGATGACGCCACGCTAATCAGCTACATCGATCGCCTCTTGATGTTCTACATCCGCACGGCCGACAAGCTGCAGCGC
The DNA window shown above is from Achromobacter spanius and carries:
- the nirB gene encoding nitrite reductase large subunit NirB yields the protein MNAAATSDSLQTLVVIGNGMVGHHCVEQLIARGALERYRITIFGEETRRAYDRVHLSEYLNGRDAESMALGEASLYEHEGVSLRLGEPVLDIDSHAREVITANGRFAYDKLVLATGSYPFVPPIAGAEGNSRLVYRSIDDLDLIREAASGARRGVVVGGGLLGLEAANALKSLNLEAHVVEFAPRLMPVQLDEAGGAALKARIESLGVGVHLSRATQDIKPGTQYRYRMRFAEGAPLETDLIVFSAGIRPQVFLARKAGLALAERGGVAIDDRCRSSDEHIYAIGECASWNGTVFGLVAPGYQMARIVAAELCGAPEQAFSGADMSTKLKLLGVDVGSIGDAHGATPGSRSYRYIDEAGSSYRRLVISEDGKRVLGAVLVGDNSYYDTLLQYAQNGIAPPADPSSLILPQGQAAPLLGVDALPATATICSCHNVNKGAICDAIDGGCTDLAGVKACTKAASGCGGCAGLLKQVVEHELASRGVVVDKSLCEHFAYTRQELYAIVRVSGAETFEEVLASHGRGHVGCEICKPAIGSILASCWNRPIQDPHLVPLQDTNDTFMANMQKNGTYSVVPRMPAGEVTPDGLIAVGLVAKKYNLYVKVTGGQRIDLFGAQLHELPGIWSELIAAGFETGHAYGKSTRTVKSCVGSTWCRFGVQDSVKMALDIEHRYKGLRAPHKLKFAVSGCTRECAEAQSKDIGVIATENGWNLYVCGNGGMRPRHAELFATDLDDATLISYIDRLLMFYIRTADKLQRTSVWRESLEGGLDYLKAVVIDDSLGLGAELEAQMQLVVDRYECEWANAIGDPEKLKRFRTFVNDSQGDPDIQFVQERGQPRPAPARAAQRVIPIAEEIV